The Dehalococcoidia bacterium sequence TCGTCCGAGAGCGTGCGGTCGACCTTCGACTGGTCCGCGACGGGCCAGTCAGTGAGGTGCACGCTCTGGGGTTCGGAGGCGTCGAACGAGCGGACGAGGTTTTGGTACATCTCTTCGGCGAGGAACGGCGTGAACGGCGCGAGCAGCCTGGCCGTCGTCAGCAACGCCTCGTACAGCGTCGCGTAAGCCGCCTGCTTGTCGGTGTCGCTCTCAGACTTCCAGAAGCGACGGCGGCTGCGACGCACGTACCAGTTCGACAGGTTTTCGACGAAGCTTTCGAAGCGCTTCGTGGCTGCGAGCGCGTCGAAGTCGTCGAGCGCTGCGGTAACGTCGACGACGAGCTGGTGCAGCTCGGAGAGCAGCCATCGGTCGAGTTCGGTGTAGGGAATTGCTTCTTCGGCTGGTGTGGTGTCAGTACCGTTGATCCGCGCGGGCTGAAAGCCCGCGCTCGATTCGGATAGCGGGGACCAGCCGTCGAGCGTGGCGTACGTCACGAAGAAGGCGTACGTGTTCCAGAGCGTCAGGAACAGGCTGCGGCGCACCTCATCGGCAGGGCCGTATCCGAAGTTGATGTTGTACGCGGGGTTCTGACGGAAGAACATCCACCGCATCACATCGACGCCCATGTTGTCGGCGGCGTCCTCGAACCAGATGGCGTTGCCCTTGCTCTTGTGCATCTCCTCGCCGTGCTCGTCGCGCACCATGGCGTGGCCGAGCACGCAGCGAAACGGCGGTCGATGTTCGAGCGCCGTCGCCATGGTGAGCAGCGAGTAAAACCAGTTGCGAAATTGCCCCGGAAAAGCCTCGGTGATGAAGTCCGCCGGGAACCATTGCTCCCAGTGCGAGCGATCGTGACGATAGTTCAGCGTCGAGAACGGCACGATGCCCGCATCGAGCCACGGGTTGCCGACGTCAGGGATGCGCGACACGGCTTCGCCGCACTTGCCGCACGCGATCTTCACGGCGTCGATCCATGGCTTGTGCGGCGAGTGGCCCTCGAACTGCTCCCAGCCCGCGACAGCGCGCTCCTTGAGTTCCACTTCGCTGCCGATGACCTCGAATGTGCCGCAGTTCGTACAGTCGTAGATCGGCAGCGCGAGGCCGTAGTAGCGCTTCTTCGAGATCATCCAGTCGTCCATGTTCTTCAGCCAGTCGAGCTCCCGCGCCAGGCCGAAGTCGGGGATCCAGCGGATCTCCTTCGTGACCTCGGCGATCTGGTGCCGCAGCTCGTCCATGCTGATGAACCACTCGTCGACCAGACGAAAGATCAGTTCCGTGCCGCATCGCCAGCAGTGCGGATAGCGATGCAAGTACTGCTGCGTGCGATACATCGCGCCCTTCTGGCGAAGGCTGTCGAAGATCGCGTCGCGCGTGGCGTCGTCGGAGACTGAGCGTCCGCTGAGCGCATCGAAGCCTTCGAGGTAGACGCCTTCATCGTCGGTCGGCGCGATGACGGCGAGCCCGAGTTCCTTGCTGAGCGCAAAGTCCTCCTTGCCGCAGCCCGGCGCGATGTGGACGATGCCGGTGCCCTCGTCGTCGGAGACCTCGTCCCACGAGATCACGGTGTGCTCGATGCCCGCTTGAGCAGGCAGCTCATCGAACGGCCCCGAGTACCGCAGTCCGACGAGCGAGGCACCCGTCACTTCGGCGAGCACCTCGTGGTCGCCCTTCAGCGCGGTCTTCGCAGCGCCCTTCGAGACGTAGAGCACGTCTTCGCCCTGCCGCACTTTGAGGTACGTCAGTTCAGGATGCACCGCCGACGCAACGTTGCCGGGCAACGTCCATGGCGTGGTGGTCCAGACGAGCAGTGACTCGCCGGCGCGGTCAAGCAGCGGGAACTTCACGTACACGCTCGCGTGCGTGACCTGCTGGTAGCCCTCAGTGACGATCTCGTGCTCGGAGAGGCCGGTGGCGCAGCGAGGACACCACGGCATGACGTCGTGGCCTTTATAGACGTAGCCCCGCTCGAAGCATGTCTTGAGAAAGTGCCAGATCGTGTAGTTGTTCTCGTCGGAGTTCGTGTAGTACGAGTTGTCCCAGTCCATCCAGTAACCGAGCCGGATCGACTGCTCCGTCTGGATGCCGGCGAAGCGCTGCACGCGCGCCTTGCAGTCGTCGACAAACTTGTCGATGCCGTAGGCGATGATGTCCTTCTTGGATTTGAACCCGTGCTCCTTCTCGACCTCGACCTCGATCCAGAGCCCCTGGCAGTCGAAACCGTTCTGATAGCGCTGCTTCTCACCGAGCATCGTGTGGTAGCGCTGGTAGAGGTCCTTGTACGAGCGTCCCCACGCGTGGTGCACGGCCATCGGGTTGTTGGCCGTGATCGGTCCGTCGATGAACGACCAGCGCCGCTCCGACGCGTCGTTGCGGCTGATGTACTTCTCGATCATGCGCTCCTGCCGCCACCACTCGAGCAGACGCTTCTCCATGTCGACGAAGGATGGTCGCGTGGATACGGGTTGGAGCATTGACTTCATCCTTGATTCGGCGGCTTGCGCGTGCGAACCTCACCCCGCGGCCCCCTCTCCGTCGAACGGAGAGGGGGAGCTTGGGGTGTGAGGTTGGTATTGATGCTGGTGAGTACGCGTTCGATGTCGGTGCGCACTAGATCGTCAGAGACGCGAATCACGCGGTATCCGAGGGACTCGAGGATCTGCTGGCGTTCTTGATCGGCGCTCCTCTGGGACTCGTGGATCCCACCGTCTACTTCGACGATGAGGCGCTCGTCGGAACAGAAGAAGTCAACGACGAACGTCCCGTTAGCGTGCTGGCGACGAAACTTTCGACCATCGACACGTCGTCCACGCAGATGCTGCCACAAGATCTGCTCGCCGGGAGTCGACGATCTCCTCAGGTTGCGCGCGACCTCCAGCATGCGCAGGCGCACGCCATTCGGAACATGCATACGTTCGCGCTGACTTGCCAAGTCTCTGTCCTCGCTTCCCCCTCTTCGCGTGACGGAGAGGGGGTTAGGGGGTGAGGTCCTTCGTCGCCTCGCCCGATTCCATCTCGCGGGACAAACGAAAAACCCGCCCTCTGACACAGTCAGGGACGGGTCGAACGATCGCCCGCGGTACCACCCTGGTTGCCCGCTTGCACAGCGAGCCACCTCATCCGGACGCCAACACGCCCTGCCCTGCTAACGGGGGATTCCGGAGCGGCTTACTTCGCCCGCTGGCGGTTCTGCTGCCCGGCTCGGGAGGGATCTTCGATCGTCGCGTCTGCGTCCGGCTCGCACCGTGCCCGGACTCGCTTGGCAGCGTGTGACGACGTACTCGTCTCCGTCATCGCCTGTGCACGCAGTATAGGAAAGCGGCGTTAACGCGACAAATCAGGGTTTACCCGAACGTCGCGAGGTTCAGATGCGGTCGCTGTTCCAGAAGTGCAGGGGCGCCTGTCGGAATAGCGAGTCGATGCGACGGGCGGCGTCGGCGGGCGGGCGCGGACGCACCAGCTTCGTCGCTCGCCGCTGGCCGAGCAGCGCGGCGAGCGTGCCAGCTTCATCGAGCGCGTACGCGCCGTTGCGGCGGCGGATAGAAACGCTCGCGCCGCTCACGGCGAGCGTCGCCTGTTCGCCGTCCGGTGCGTGCAGCGTGAGCGAAAACGGCTCCCCGCGATGTGTCCGCGCACGGTCACGGATCTGCGGCAGCAGCGCGTCGAGCAGGCGATCGAGCGAGACGACGCGCATCATCATCGGATGCGCGACGTGGTCGATGCCCGTCGACCAGGTGGTCGATGGCAACGAGCGCAGCGCCGTCGCGAGCGCGTGGTCCCCCGGCACCGAGGCCACCAGCGGTGCGCGGAGCGCCTTCGCTCGCCGTCCGGCCGTCGCGAGCAACGGCGCGATCGCCGGGTCGTGCCCGGGCATGTGCTCACCTTCGAGGATCTGATAGTCGTCGGGACGCGATCGAGCGCGAAGGTATGCGACGGGGCGACCCGCCCGCTCGGCAACGACGCATCCAGCGTGATCCTCTCCGAGCCACGTTTGCGCATCACGCCAGATCGATTCGGTGCGGACGATCGCCCCCGACGTTCCGACGGTCGCCGTGCGATAGATGCGCAGCAGCGACGCTACGTCGTCGGGTTCGACCGGCCGGATGGCGTAGATGCCATCTACCGGTGTGGCCGCGGCTTCCTGAGGGCGGACACGGAAACCAGGCTGCTCGACCACGCGAAATCCGACGCGCTCGTAGAAGCTCACGCGGTCCGTGAACAGGTACGCGACCACCATGCCCAGCCGGTGCATCTCCTGTATTGCGTCGTACAGCAGGACGGTCGCGTAGCCGCTGCCCTCGTGCTGTGGCAGCGTGGCGACGGAACCGATGCCCCCGGCGCGCACGGGTGCGCCGCGCACGAGCATCGTCCGCGCAAAGACGCGCACATGTGCGACGATCCGCCCATCGACCTCGGCGACGCGCGCATGGCGCCAGCGGCACGTCGAATCGCGTTCGGTCTGCGCCATGAACAGCTCAATCGGCGTATCGAACGCCGCGTTGAGCACGTCGTAGATCTGGGGGAGGTCGCCGGGGCGAGCGGAGCGGATACGAAGCGCCATCGGCGCGGATCGTAGCACGTCGGTTCCCACGCCCAACTTCCGCCTGTGGCGTCCAGTTGACCCGCCACGCTGCGCTGCGTAAGATCGGTAGGTTAACTCTGGTTATTCGACCTGGCGGGTCGTACCTGCCGGCGGTGAGAGCCGGTCGCCGGGCCGTGGAGCGCACAGGAATGCGCGTCTTGCGGTGCGGCTTTTTTGTCGCCCGCACAGGTCGAGGACGGATGACACAACTCGTCGAAACAGGCATTCCGGATATCCTTCGCCGCGCTGAGCGAGGCGAGCGGTTGTCGCCGCATGACGGCTATCGCCTGCTCAACGCCGACGCTACGGAACTGACGGAGATCATGGCGGCCGCGTCGCGCCTGCGCGATCGTGTCCATGGCCGCACGGTCACGTACTCGCGCAAGGTGTTCATCCCCCTGACGAACCTCTGCCGCCAGAAGTGCGGCTACTGCACCTTCGCCCGCGGCCCGCGCGACCCGATCGCGCACACCATGTCGCCGGACGAAGTGCTCGCCGTCGCGCGGCAGGGCGCGCGGCAGGGTTGCAAGGAGGCGCTGTTCTCGCTCGGCGAGCGCCCCGAAGAGATCTACGACTTCGTCCGCGACGATCTTGCGCGCTACGGTCACACGACCACGTCGTCGTACCTGCGCG is a genomic window containing:
- a CDS encoding endonuclease domain-containing protein — its product is MHVPNGVRLRMLEVARNLRRSSTPGEQILWQHLRGRRVDGRKFRRQHANGTFVVDFFCSDERLIVEVDGGIHESQRSADQERQQILESLGYRVIRVSDDLVRTDIERVLTSINTNLTPQAPPLRSTERGPRGEVRTRKPPNQG
- the ileS gene encoding isoleucine--tRNA ligase translates to MLQPVSTRPSFVDMEKRLLEWWRQERMIEKYISRNDASERRWSFIDGPITANNPMAVHHAWGRSYKDLYQRYHTMLGEKQRYQNGFDCQGLWIEVEVEKEHGFKSKKDIIAYGIDKFVDDCKARVQRFAGIQTEQSIRLGYWMDWDNSYYTNSDENNYTIWHFLKTCFERGYVYKGHDVMPWCPRCATGLSEHEIVTEGYQQVTHASVYVKFPLLDRAGESLLVWTTTPWTLPGNVASAVHPELTYLKVRQGEDVLYVSKGAAKTALKGDHEVLAEVTGASLVGLRYSGPFDELPAQAGIEHTVISWDEVSDDEGTGIVHIAPGCGKEDFALSKELGLAVIAPTDDEGVYLEGFDALSGRSVSDDATRDAIFDSLRQKGAMYRTQQYLHRYPHCWRCGTELIFRLVDEWFISMDELRHQIAEVTKEIRWIPDFGLARELDWLKNMDDWMISKKRYYGLALPIYDCTNCGTFEVIGSEVELKERAVAGWEQFEGHSPHKPWIDAVKIACGKCGEAVSRIPDVGNPWLDAGIVPFSTLNYRHDRSHWEQWFPADFITEAFPGQFRNWFYSLLTMATALEHRPPFRCVLGHAMVRDEHGEEMHKSKGNAIWFEDAADNMGVDVMRWMFFRQNPAYNINFGYGPADEVRRSLFLTLWNTYAFFVTYATLDGWSPLSESSAGFQPARINGTDTTPAEEAIPYTELDRWLLSELHQLVVDVTAALDDFDALAATKRFESFVENLSNWYVRRSRRRFWKSESDTDKQAAYATLYEALLTTARLLAPFTPFLAEEMYQNLVRSFDASEPQSVHLTDWPVADQSKVDRTLSDETKLVMRVASLGRAARAKAQLKVRQPVAELFVKLPTMMEEHALEHLAPQLLDELNVKDLRIIRDETDFLRFEVKPNLKALGQKYGREVQDIAKALQSMPAADLADVARAVQDGRTVDIAGKTLEPDELLVNGREKEGFASASDDGVVVIVSTEMTPELEQEGLAREIVHRIQNLRKDAGFEIADRIRTYYAGDGNLRDVMERFGDYVRQETLSVALEQAPPPAAAHAETANVDGREVTLGVVRA
- a CDS encoding GNAT family N-acetyltransferase; translated protein: MALRIRSARPGDLPQIYDVLNAAFDTPIELFMAQTERDSTCRWRHARVAEVDGRIVAHVRVFARTMLVRGAPVRAGGIGSVATLPQHEGSGYATVLLYDAIQEMHRLGMVVAYLFTDRVSFYERVGFRVVEQPGFRVRPQEAAATPVDGIYAIRPVEPDDVASLLRIYRTATVGTSGAIVRTESIWRDAQTWLGEDHAGCVVAERAGRPVAYLRARSRPDDYQILEGEHMPGHDPAIAPLLATAGRRAKALRAPLVASVPGDHALATALRSLPSTTWSTGIDHVAHPMMMRVVSLDRLLDALLPQIRDRARTHRGEPFSLTLHAPDGEQATLAVSGASVSIRRRNGAYALDEAGTLAALLGQRRATKLVRPRPPADAARRIDSLFRQAPLHFWNSDRI